The Neodiprion fabricii isolate iyNeoFabr1 chromosome 4, iyNeoFabr1.1, whole genome shotgun sequence genome window below encodes:
- the LOC124179919 gene encoding palmitoyltransferase ZDHHC5-A-like, translated as MTARLHSLRHQEKKSTGTTGQRHHRQQQQQQQQQQHNTVQQRGASPAPSPSPSPSPSPSPKHSDGRRANKPLMEKRRRARINQSLAALKALILDSARLENTKHSKLEKADILELTVRHLQRQRSLAQPGLSRYKAGYQDCSREVSRYLDAPDIITGNSTPLDPAVKQRLLRHLDSCVSELDLDLGSRPDSGLGSSPGSVTDRVTGAASPGPLEQHHAVVAPHCSGGLGAGAAGVVQIKSELPEVMETARPDSSTTAGDENNNSSRPTSAFSQVNPGGVGTPEASTSASQQNPNMLSVVQVIPSRLPDGQVVFLLPSHYVQLAAAAAANGISIGPNPPTAIWAATNMSLLKATDKLVAKRPHDESVEWGVPGGGDNHKPSKSPRIQERGDNSGPDGVMQAENVNNNDSDNNHHHRHHHHHHHNHSRIHSENQGHEQPLDFTTSKKVNGNSMTTTSTTTTTTAMQITAERTRCNTAEGERVDHHHHHHREMDTATADERPNSRNESEGLAAPSSPSLHQPPQPPKDEEGMWRPW; from the exons ATGACCGCGCGTCTCCACTCGCTGAGGCACCAGGAGAAGAAATCCACCGGAACAACCGGGCAGCGTCATCATcggcagcagcaacagcagcagcaacagcaacagcacaACACGGTTCAGCAACGCGGCGCCAGTCCAGCGCCCAGCCCCAGTCCGAGTCCAAGTCCCAGCCCTAGCCCGAAACACTCGGACGGACGAAGA GCAAACAAACCACTGATGGAGAAGCGACGCAGGGCGCGAATAAACCAGTCGCTGGCCGCGCTAAAGGCGCTTATCCTGGACAGTGCTCGGCTGGAGAACACGAAGCACAGTAAACTCGAGAAGGCAGATATCCTCGAACTAACCGTCAGGCATCTTCAGAGACAGAGATCTCTCGCTCAGCCAGGCCTCTCCAGGTACAAGGCCGGCTATCAGGACTGCTCGAGAGAG GTGAGCCGATACCTAGACGCCCCTGACATAATAACCGGAAACTCTACGCCGCTGGATCCGGCCGTGAAACAGCGTCTTCTACGGCACCTGGACAGCTGCGTATCGGAGCTGGACCTGGACCTCGGTTCCCGTCCGGACAGCGGGCTGGGCAGCAGTCCCGGAAGCGTGACGGACAGGGTGACGGGGGCGGCGAGTCCCGGTCCCCTGGAGCAGCACCACGCGGTGGTGGCGCCCCACTGCAGCGGGGGTTTGGGGGCGGGGGCGGCGGGGGTGGTGCAGATAAAGTCGGAGCTGCCGGAGGTGATGGAGACGGCGCGACCTGACAGCAGCACGACGGCCGGCGACGagaacaacaacagcagcaggcCGACGTCGGCGTTCAGCCAGGTGAACCCGGGGGGCGTCGGGACGCCCGAAGCCTCGACCTCCGCCTCCCAGCAGAACCCGAACATGCTGTCGGTCGTCCAGGTTATACCCTCCCGACTGCCCGACGGTCAGGTCGTCTTCCTCCTACCGAGCCACTACGTCCAACTTGCGGCGGCCGCGGCGGCGAACGGAATAAGCATCGGGCCCAATCCACCGACCGCAATTTGGGCCGCGACGAACATGTCGCTGCTGAAGGCCACCGACAAACTCGTCGCGAAAAGGCCCCACGACGAATCGGTCGAATGGGGTGTGCCTGGTGGGGGGGATAATCACAAGCCGAGCAAGAGTCCCAGGATACAGGAACGGGGCGATAATTCGGGGCCCGATGGTGTTATGCAGGCTGAGAACGTGAACAACAACGACAGCGACAACAaccatcatcatcgtcatcatcatcatcatcatcataatcACAGTCGTATTCATTCCGAGAATCAGGGGCACGAACAGCCTCTCGATTTTACCACTTCGAAAAAAGTCAACGGAAATTCGATGACaacgacgtcgacgacgacgacgacgacggcgaTGCAGATCACGGCCGAAAGAACGAGGTGTAACACAGCGGAGGGTGAACGCGtcgatcatcatcatcatcatcatcgtgaGATGGATACGGCGACTGCCGACGAAAGACCCAACAGTAGAAACGAAAGCGAGGGCCTTGCGGCCCCGTCTTCACCTTCCCTGCATCAACCTCCCCAACCCCCTAAAGACGAGGAGGGAATGTGGAGGCCGTGGTGA